TAGATATACATGTATCTCTCAGGAGCGATATTATCGTAAGACTGTTGAAAGTGGAAGCTTTGAGCTTTCACCTTGCATTGTCATATAAGTTTATGTTTGTTCTTCCTTCTTCTAAATTTACGGAAGTAGAAATACATATGACAGTTCAGTTTAAGCCGAGTATCGTAGCAAAAGCTGATGAATGAAATTTGCggaatgtgataaaaaatttcagacgGTTACATActagattaaaaacttttatattgtgatgttttatatgcaaaaaaagtTCCCCGGTAAAATCTTGAGCTCTTACGCTGTTTGATAAAACGCTTATTTATGCTATGATCGTCATATACGATGAGAGGGATAAGTTACACAAAtgcatcaaataaattaaatttcagaaaagtgaaaaaagaTAGTCGGACATTTAACTCAATTATTCACTAAATTCTCAttcaagtttataaaaatgccgCGCGAAAacacttttatatatgtacttGGATTCCATCGTGAAGAATAAGAGATATTCGTTTGTACAATAATTGACAACGTAAACTGTATTTAAACTTGATCAAATATTCTTATGCGAAGAggagataaagagaaaatcgGGACTTACCGTGCAGATTACGTTATCCGTACTCGGCGTCGTCCGCACTGCTGCTCGCTATCATTCTCTGATCGTTTTTCTCCCGCACGCGCTCTTGTTTCCTCGTTCTTAATTCGGATCGTCGCAGCTTTTCTCCTCTCGCACTTCGCGCTCACTTCTCCGTTCCCTCGTTCCTGGTGATTCGCGTGTCACGAGATACCTAGCTCATGGTCCCGCGTGATCTACGTCTTGGCGAATTTGCCGGAGAAGAAACTGGAAGAGTTCGTACAACTTGGTACATAATTCGTAATAACACGAGCGGGCACGGCCTCTTCTTGCCGGTGAATTCACCAGTATGGCGCGTCGTTGGTCAGGTGTTGCCAGGATGCGAACTCGCTCCAGGTACGCATGTTTAGCCTGGTAGCTTCCGTGATGCGCGGTATATTGCTGTCCTTCGTTCCGTTTTTGCTCGAGAACCCGTTGCATGTCGTCGTCTGATTGTTGTCCTGCCGTTTGGCCGATACTTGAGGCTAAAAATGCGTGTGTAACGTGTCTTCATTCTTGCACGTGCGTCCGTATTATTGTAAAGAACTTTTGATTGTCCTTTTTGGAAATTTGCTCAACATatcaatttacatataaagaaaGGAAGCACAAATTCTTACCATTGTGTACATTACAAGTGAACATGATAAACAAACAATTggtatttatatctaattctTTTTAAGATAACAACTTCTTTTCAAGCGATAGAACAAAgtgaaataaactttaattatgcatgaatattattaagagTACTCTTAAAGCCATGAATAATAGCCttgaaaatcaataaaatacaacGAATTGTGTGTCATTGCTTTATAAGTAAATCGGTGAAGCTGTTGAGAGTCCTTCAGACATATACATTCGTAAATAGAATGGCGTAGCTTTTACGCAAAATATACAAACAGACATGTCATGTTAAAGAATATCATGCGTTATGTCAAGGATTGTAAATGTAAGTGCTTGGAAGAcacattcaatatatatttgacaaatactcttgttaaaaaattaaataatttcctttcaaagaaataatattttaattgaaaattatgcaaagatacttgtaagaattaaaatttgaatttgagCGTTAAAATGCATTCAAGAGTTAAACTATAATTTACGAAAGAGTAAATGATACGTGAAAAGAATAAAGAGGCGCTTACCTCTTGTTTTTTTCGGATCAGATAGTTGTTGCCTTCGTTATTGTCCCACAATTCCTTGCCGTCAGTGCGATATCGCACGCAGAATTCGATGATATTCGACGCTACTGGCAAAGTGAACCGGAAACGGAAGGTATCGTAAAGGGTGAGAGCACTCGGCGACCCGGgctgttctatgtatatacagtgCACGTCCTCGTGAGTGGACCAGCGATCGCTACTAACTCTTACTACGACTTCCTTGTCGTAGGCCAGATTCCGGACCTTTACCGTGCCTACCAAGCACTGCTCGGATTCGCGCACAATCACGTTCTCTAAGCTAACGTTGTTTTGATCGAGTTTACGCCGGAAGGCAAGGTAGTCGCTCGCTGGTTGCGGGAAGGTTAGCTGCCACGGCGGCGTGGTATCCTGTGTTGCGTTTTGATCCTGATTTTTCGACATACCAAGGAACAAACCTCCGGTTAGACCGGCCACGTAAGCCGTACTCCATAGTGGTGGCACGTTGCTCGGCTCCGACATCACGCGAACCTGGGTACCAAATTCAgcaaaatattggaaaatagtagtataacaaattaaaactatCTCCCTTCCGCCtcccaaaaaagaaaaaaagtttgatgCAAATGTCCCTTAGTTAGATtcataataatcattaattgtaaCTGATGTATTCTTCCCAGTTaagtaatgaaataaaaataatttatcatacattGCAAAATAGAAATCTTCATCAATCCAATATTTCCCTCACTAGAAATCAAATTTGagtttataacataattagaTGCTAACTTTCTGATTCTAtgtatagttaaaaatttattgccatTACACGTTagcagaaaattaatattaaagcgAGCAACGTTAACTTAAAATGCACTagcaacttaaaaaaaaaaacatctataTAGACGAttgtgaaagaaaatatacaatatacgtatatataccAGACATAGTCATTGCAAACAGATGCGAAAAAgatttaatcattttgaatgcattgttgttttttaattttagataaaagatTCATTCACTGAATAATTTTGGCACCTACGAAacaattctattaaatattttggcTTTAATTAAAGAACGCTTAGTAAGAGTTACGTGTCTTTTGGCACTTACTTTTGACATGAGTCCAGTTTACACTCGtcgttatatatttgtaacgtAAAGTTTAAATTGTCAAAACGTTGACAATTACCAGCGTACGTGTCAAATTCGCAATTTGTAAACCATAAGCAAGATATCGCGCTattccaataaaaattatttactaataaaaagaagaattatattctaaaagCAAGACAGGGAATATTCTTAGACTTGTTGCACGTATTGTAGTATTGATTTTGTTTGTTTCTATCATTATTTATGGGCCTCTTAAGAAGTCAATTCAACCTTAAACGCTTATCTACTTTGTGAACATAGTAGTATGGCAACcgaaatcttataattttcattgagATTCGTGATACACAACAATATATACAGATTTATCTACACATCTACATCTTATGACAAAAACattcatgataaaaaaaatgaaagaatttcataatattcaattatggCTATAATTCTAGTAGAATCCTCATGTATAATACCACCACATGTTACATCaagaagatgaaaataattcagttttaaattttcaagtctttcaataagaattattcgttcaataaaatttaatttgttatataagaaaatcaatttcaccgtgcgtgcgcgcgcgcgcgcgcgtgtgtgtgtgtaattgGTTTCAGTAGTAATTTTAGCAGAAATACCTGTGTGAGTGGGCGGCCACGATCGTCGGCGAACACCACCCGTTTTTTTTGCTTGCCGTTACCATCATTGCTGTTTCGTAGCGCGTCCAGGGACAAAGCTCCCGAGGAGAGACATGATCTGATCCTGGGCGGTACCGATCTGCTGGTGATCGAAGGTGCCGTCACCACTAAAGGGCTATATATCAGGGAGCTATATACTGGAGGGCTGTGCCCCAGGATCAATTCGGCCGGCATCGCTATGGAACACATTTAGACCTGCAATCAGCGAAAGCAAAAAACACGTCTTTTTATACCCCccattattcaatatatcCAGACAATGTTgatagcaattaattttattctttggaTAGAATCAATTggttaaaattatactttccaaaattacaaagatagtttttaaatttttaacttaaaaaaaaagtttttaaatatatataagacagattttatatatttaaaaattaaatatatttcaactattatataaaaagaagttatatatactattattatataaattacaaaaaaaataatattaaatataaagtttacatttttcatattatagtAGTTGTGTTCTACATAAATTCTCACAGAAAAGGCtctatgataaaattaatagcatATCGTTCGGGCTGTCGCGATGttctcttttatatactttctaATTATTCCTtcgcgataaaataatgatggAAGTAAGCAGTCGCTAAAATTCATGAGAAATTGGACGAGACTGCGCATTTAATGCCGTCTTGTAACGCAGTCTGAGATTTATTGGCATTTACATGCCATTcgtattaatttcattacataaacataaaaaaaaaactgtctcTATCGCGATGATATcacaatatcaaaattaaaatcttcgGCTTCTATTGCCTGCCAGAGATTTCGTGAACCATTCGGATCATCTTTAGATCACGTGAATTTTCGTAGCGCTCTCAACACTGATAAGAATATTTGATATGTATATCGATCAAATGTCAATTTACTGATGCTAGGTATGTGTGTTCATCGATCCGTGAATCATATTcttctcatcgacaaacaatCAACaagcatttttatacattaagaATTTGTGTTAAAATAATGTGCATGATTTGTATTCCCGTATTTTGttgaataatcaattattatgaaattgaaAGTGAAAAAGAGCTAATTATGCTAAAACTTAtcagaatttatttcaatatctgGCTGTCATTGTACATATCTGCGCATATAATTTTGCCGTTGATACATTTTTGTGTGCGGCGTGGCGCACGCAACACATGTGTAATCATGTTACTCGCGGAATAGAATTACGATCCTTGAGCGTAGTAATCTGCGGTCCTCACGTCGCTGTTCTTCCTATTCTGAGGACCGGTTCCGGGCTCAATTCGAGTCCGAGAAGACATGTTATGTATCACAGTACGTACCAGACTGGAACGACAGCTCGCGTGCATTTGAGAATCGCCGGACTATGAATCTCGACGAGTGTGTTTCGAGTTTCAGCGCAAAGTTACCAcctaaattatatctttatgtGAAAAGGACGCGTATCGATTACAATGTACACCGCAAAAGTTGCAATCCTTTTTCTACAAGAATGGAAATCGGCATACCTAATATTAAAAAGCTCAGTTTCTGATATTATAGATATGtaaagatatttcttttacttattgttgcaaataattatagacATCAGCAGTTCGCAAGTATTGCTTGAAGAatgaaaatcaataaatacataaacaataataaaaagctcgatttaattatgtagagaaaaaaaatttattgtgaaatttatatttatattatagtttaaaCGAGATCATTTGTAACATtgtcatatatgtacatatatgagaaaaaatccAAGTCGTCGCATATATCAgtcgattttattaaaaagataatataaaataaaatatcattgtcAAACGAATTAACacaataagttatttttaccagtaatataaatatagttatgcaacataaaacaatataatatattgtgaatggtaattaatataacaataattgtcaagatattatattatatttcatataattatatcgtgCAATCATGTAATTAGCTATTCTTATCTACGGGCTTagaattatcatattaaaaaatatagtagaaaaatttagccttttacaatataatatttttgtgatcagtgattaaaattgtaattattttcagagaCAACGCATCAATCGCAGATCTGTATACTCTGTACTCTCTGAAGaaattaaactattattttatttcaataactaATAAGTACCAGGACTTTTCTCGTTTCACATGGCGGAAATTTCGTTTCAATGGTCGGAAATTTCATCAAATGATAACAGCAATCCAAACTTATCTCGCAGTTTTTTATTGTCACACGTTCGTAGGCATAAACTTTTCATATACGCTTCGTTACACTTGCATTCATCGACTTGATTCGCTGCGGGAGCGTTGCACTTTCTTCCTCAGGTGCGCTCGTCGTGCGCTCAATGTGATATATTCGGCTGTGGTATTTTTATCCGGTCTCAAAGAGACTGCATAATGAACAGACTTTAACTCATAGACTCAATTCTCGATGCGACATGCTTTGTTACATTTCTATTCACGGCGCGTTGAGCTTGCTTAACAATGAGATGTATCGTTGCACGCTCGAGTATGATATATCagtctataatattttcactatAAAAAccaagagaaataaaaaacttgtCAAATGGAGCATTTAAAGCATCATCCTTTAGATTGCTCGTCAGTTTGTTCAGAAggatttttcaaaatgctCTTGCGTTACATTTAGAATATCTTAAATGGTGTTTCTTCTCGtgaatttttgtaatgtaacAATGTAATGCAATAATCTATTGAATCAAAATGtcaattaaatgaattatgttatattgtattatcaCAGTAAAATGAGCAGCAAAAACTGGCATTATCGGATTTATCGTCCAATTTCTTCTTCTTATTTGATTCctactttttttcatttttttatacttctatCTTATCTAGTTAAAAtacaactttttatatttcaatttctttgtgcttattatgtattttgtacttaattgattatttataataatttagagggataatttacattgcattttgatacatatgtacattttttcttcaatatacaaacaatcgtaaaatataacaacTCGATTCATGTTTTGCGAAAAGAACAAAGCTACTTTTTTCGCAATTATAACGGCGCCTTTTCTTCTATTACGAGGGGAAGGAACACTAGTTACTGtactattttactttatacgTTTATGTGTCTTACTTTATACGGTCTCGGTGATTCGATGCGAAAAATTGCACTGCCGTCAAATTCTTTCCAACATTCTTGCAGTTAATTTTAGATAAGATCCACCACCTTTTTATGTCTCTTGTCGCCTAAAGAAACACGTCCTTGGACCGGATCCAATTGTTCACTCCTTAAGGTAGATGTAAATCAGTGGGCATCaccaaagaataaaaaagtgaCGGTGAGTCTCACATCAGTCTAATTGCGAATTGCCCGAAATAGGAACTCGCCAGATTCGCGCAATCATAACACTTACGTTTGCAAATAGTCAATTCTCACCTcctattatatcatttatttcaaatttgtttGCTTGTTATTAGAATAGCATCGATTTATTCAGAGAGCTAGGGTCATGATCAGATATATCCGTAATTACTTCATGGGTTATTCGCGGAGATACAATCAAACAGCACATTAGCGCTGTGTGATACGGCTGCACACAGCTTTATCACTGATTTATTTGTCGACTGTAAAATGCAATGTTGTATTTTGACACTCATGACGAGCGGG
The nucleotide sequence above comes from Linepithema humile isolate Giens D197 chromosome 4, Lhum_UNIL_v1.0, whole genome shotgun sequence. Encoded proteins:
- the Gbs-70E gene encoding protein phosphatase 1 regulatory subunit 3C-B; the protein is MCSIAMPAELILGHSPPVYSSLIYSPLVVTAPSITSRSVPPRIRSCLSSGALSLDALRNSNDGNGKQKKRVVFADDRGRPLTQVRVMSEPSNVPPLWSTAYVAGLTGGLFLGMSKNQDQNATQDTTPPWQLTFPQPASDYLAFRRKLDQNNVSLENVIVRESEQCLVGTVKVRNLAYDKEVVVRVSSDRWSTHEDVHCIYIEQPGSPSALTLYDTFRFRFTLPVASNIIEFCVRYRTDGKELWDNNEGNNYLIRKKQEPQVSAKRQDNNQTTTCNGFSSKNGTKDSNIPRITEATRLNMRTWSEFASWQHLTNDAPYW